Below is a genomic region from Miscanthus floridulus cultivar M001 chromosome 1, ASM1932011v1, whole genome shotgun sequence.
CCATCAATAGCAGCACCAATGTGACTTTGCTTACGCTTTCTCCCACCACTGGTTCCTTGCACAGAATCTTGATTGGAAGGTGCAGACTGAGCTTCATTGCGTGCACTTAGACGTCTAGCCCATCAAAAGTAGCACCTGGACTTGTGCTATTAGACACTGCAACAGGAGCAACTGGAGCAACTGGAGCAGCTGGAGCAGCCAGAGCAGCCGGAGCAGCTAGAGCAGCAATAGGAACAAGAGGAGTAGGCTGCAAGTGCTCAGTTGATGTGAAGTTTAGATCTCCTGTAGCAACACTTCCTATGCAAAAAAATAGGAGTTTTATATGTTTACTCCTTGGGTTTTGTAATGCTGGCTCAAGAACTGCCTATTTTCATTCTTTATTTCACTGCAGGTGGATTCTTGTTTAGCTCTTCTTATGATAAAACTATCAATGTGTGGTCACTGCGGGTATGAACCTGTTCCTATTCTGTCTTGATAATTTTTCAATTGGTTATCATTCTTGAAATAAGATAACTTGCTCCTGCCATGAGAAATCACAGTATATGTCCGTAATTATTTACTGCAAGGCATCATAATTCTTTGCTCCAACCCCATGTATACATTGTGAATAGCTCAATGTACAGTAAACAGGAAATAAAGGACTGATGGGAACAGACATTGCGAATAGCTCAATGCACAGTAAACGTGAGATCAAGGATTGACGGAAATAGACATTGTGAAGAGCTCAACGCGAGATGAAGAATGATGGAAAGAGAGAAAGCCCTCCTCATGATTAATAAGAAAAAACAGTTAAGATAGGGTTTTGTAATAAGGGGTGGATATTAACGAAGAGATACATTTTCTTCAAATCCTTTAGGACTAGAATACACTAAAAAGCACAATCTatgttttttaataaaaaaagacAAATATTACTATAAGTGTTGCTTGAACACTCTCTGATTGAAGCATTACTATAAAAAGCCTAGCCAGCTGCAGCTCCTAGTACGACAGTAGCAATTCTATTCATTTTGCTGCAGTCGTATATACAGATTATCAAAAGTAGTTCTAGCAGTAGCACACTCAGGACAGTAAAGTGATGATTTGGTTCAAGGAAATGAGTTGGTTGTTTCTGATATACTGGTTATGCAAATGCTGATATAACCTTAGAGAGAAGTTTCAAATAACATACTAGCATACAATGACGTACAGTCTTCATATAAAGGAAACGGCTTCTTCTGGAACCTAGCCATTTTTCCATTATCCTATTTAATACCAAGACAACAGCATAGTTAGTACTTGCAACCAGAATATGGCAACAATTTTTTGGTTCAGTGAAAAAATCTTACATTGATCAGTTTCTTCCATTTTTCCGGTTCCGCAATGACCATGGCCAATGAGTCATTCCAACCAACACCACTATCCTTTAACGCTACATGTATCGCCTTCCAGCTGCCCTTTAGCTCCTTTTCCTTCTCTTGTAGCTGCTGCTTTATGAAGCATGCTAAAGGATACATTTGGGTAAACTTCTCTGAGATACTTCTCCAACCATCTCCACTCCATCCATTCTGACCCCTGAACAAGGGGATGTTCACATGGTCCCTCATAATGTCAACAAGCCCTttctcatatctagagttccatGTAGCCCTTGCCTTCGACATTGCTAcaagaaataattacagaaatacATAACTCATAAAATATTATAGAATGTATTGGAGAATT
It encodes:
- the LOC136488841 gene encoding uncharacterized protein isoform X2, translating into MSKARATWNSRYEKGLVDIMRDHVNIPLFRGQNGWSGDGWRSISEKFTQMYPLACFIKQQLQEKEKELKGSWKAIHVALKDSGVGWNDSLAMVIAEPEKWKKLINDNGKMARFQKKPFPLYEDCTSLYAI